A single window of Nicotiana tomentosiformis chromosome 1, ASM39032v3, whole genome shotgun sequence DNA harbors:
- the LOC104100028 gene encoding cullin-1-like isoform X1, giving the protein MSNRGKLEESMKTLEEGIKKVKFILDGYPACKLFTSEEYMRYYDCVYLLCVQPPPFDLSAELLNRYHATLDESIYLKVLPSLKDKSGTSLLAEFLRIWTNYKAMLKCLGGFFLYLDKKCTEQKRSAPLKEIALTCFQNGVCNDLLPKVFDAALLLISQDRREEPIDRSLLQGLSTFFVENDGPKKGTYYHMFEEKLLTDTSSCYTRIASEWLHSYSSADYILKVEGCLNDEKGRLSQFLYPSSVEKLLQVVHLKLIGEMTSQLIEKQKAENNLNSTRYQELLSRCANLNIG; this is encoded by the exons GGGAAGCTGGAAGAGAGCATGAAGACGTTGGAGGAGGGTATTAAGAAAGTGAAGTTTATTTTGGATGGTTACCCTGCCTGTAAGCTGTTCACGTCTGAAGAATACATGAGATATTATGA CTGTGTTTATCTCTTGTGCGTTCAACCTCCCCCATTTGATTTATCAGCAGAACTTCTTAATAGGTATCATGCTACCTTGGATGAGAGTATATACTTGAAG GTTCTGCCTTCTCTGAAAGATAAGAGTGGTACCTCTCTGTTAGCTGAATTCTTACGTATCTGGACAAATTACAAAGCAATGTTAAAGTGTCTTGGAGGGTTTTTCCTTTACCTTGATAAAAAATGCACCGAACAGAAAAGATCTGCACCTCTTAAAGAGATTGCCCTTACCTGTTTCCAGAATGGG GTTTGCAATGATCTCCTTCCCAAAGTTTTTGATGCTGCACTTTTACTG ATAAGTCAAGACCGAAGGGAGGAACCAATTGACAGGAGCCTGCTACAGGGCCTCTCTACCTTTTTCGTGGAAAATGATGGGCCAAAAAAAGGAACTTACTATCACATGTTTGAGGAGAAATTGCTTACAGATACATCCAGTTGCTACACTCGAATTGCCTCTGAGTGGCTCCATAGCTATTCTTCAGCAGATTATATATTGAAG GTCGAAGGGTGTTTGAATGATGAAAAAGGAAGGTTGAGTCAGTTCCTCTATCCTTCCTCTGTAGAGAAGCTACTTCAG GTTGTGCATCTGAAGTTGATTGGTGAAATGACAAGCCAGCTGATTGAAAAACAGAAGGCTGAGAACAACCTCAACTCAACAAGATATCAG GAATTACTGTCCAGATGTGCAAATTTAAACATTGGGTAA
- the LOC104100028 gene encoding cullin-1-like isoform X2 — MHSSHRNRRCWKVQKFLPFPLINPNRYHATLDESIYLKVLPSLKDKSGTSLLAEFLRIWTNYKAMLKCLGGFFLYLDKKCTEQKRSAPLKEIALTCFQNGVCNDLLPKVFDAALLLISQDRREEPIDRSLLQGLSTFFVENDGPKKGTYYHMFEEKLLTDTSSCYTRIASEWLHSYSSADYILKVEGCLNDEKGRLSQFLYPSSVEKLLQVVHLKLIGEMTSQLIEKQKAENNLNSTRYQELLSRCANLNIG, encoded by the exons GTATCATGCTACCTTGGATGAGAGTATATACTTGAAG GTTCTGCCTTCTCTGAAAGATAAGAGTGGTACCTCTCTGTTAGCTGAATTCTTACGTATCTGGACAAATTACAAAGCAATGTTAAAGTGTCTTGGAGGGTTTTTCCTTTACCTTGATAAAAAATGCACCGAACAGAAAAGATCTGCACCTCTTAAAGAGATTGCCCTTACCTGTTTCCAGAATGGG GTTTGCAATGATCTCCTTCCCAAAGTTTTTGATGCTGCACTTTTACTG ATAAGTCAAGACCGAAGGGAGGAACCAATTGACAGGAGCCTGCTACAGGGCCTCTCTACCTTTTTCGTGGAAAATGATGGGCCAAAAAAAGGAACTTACTATCACATGTTTGAGGAGAAATTGCTTACAGATACATCCAGTTGCTACACTCGAATTGCCTCTGAGTGGCTCCATAGCTATTCTTCAGCAGATTATATATTGAAG GTCGAAGGGTGTTTGAATGATGAAAAAGGAAGGTTGAGTCAGTTCCTCTATCCTTCCTCTGTAGAGAAGCTACTTCAG GTTGTGCATCTGAAGTTGATTGGTGAAATGACAAGCCAGCTGATTGAAAAACAGAAGGCTGAGAACAACCTCAACTCAACAAGATATCAG GAATTACTGTCCAGATGTGCAAATTTAAACATTGGGTAA